A segment of the Bacillus sp. es.034 genome:
GTGGTAGGTCCTATCAATGCATGGGGAGATCCATCCACCATGATTGTAAGCTTACCTTCCACAAGGACCGATGCGACCCGGTCAGGCCTTTCTGAATCCAGTAATTGCGGGAAAGGGGATTTGCTGTTATCGGCAATCAGCTGTTCTATGAATGAACTGTCCATGATCTGATCGAAGTCCAGATCGCGTAATCGCTGGCGGACTGTTTCCACGTTGGATTCATCTGCCAATCCATCAATATAAAGTAGTGCAACCCGTGTGTGGGTCAGTTTTCCGATATTGAATTCTTCCATAACCAATTCTTTCACGGGCAGACGCTTTCTAAGCAGATTTAAATTATCGCTTAGAGACTCTACAAACGCCTCTTTTGGCCCAACGACGCTGAACTCCACTTCTGGTTGGGATACTTTCCTCCCCATCTCATTTTTAGTAGCGATAAAGGCGAATTTTCGATTGGTCGCGTCCATTGTCAGCAACGTATATCCGTTATAGATCTTCTGCTCGATTTGGGTTTCATCAGTGGAAATTTGAATATCTATTACTGGAACCAGTGTTTTTAAATCATCGAATGAATGAAAATCCTTAGAAAGTAATGAAGGGAGGACGTCCTCCTGCAGGATCTTTCCATCAATTAACGTAGTGACGAAGTGCAGACTGAATTTAACCCCTGTATGAGGATTCTGATAAAATGCCTGTTTATAATCGGCAGATTTCTCCGCTTCCTTTTTCATGCTTTCATATGATTGTTTCTTACTTTTCTTATCGCTGTTTTTCTTGTTCTTAAAGAATGGAAACATACTAATCCCTCATGTCCGATGTATGGTCTATCCTGTAGTGTTACCGAAAAAAGGAGAATTATGAAAAAGGAAGCGAGGAGAGGAAATAAACGTATAGCAACCCCTGGAAATCAGCATACAAAAAAGCCGGAGAGGGCATGCCCTTTCCGGCTTTTCACAAGAGTCGTTTATTCCTGTTCTAAAAAGTACTTTTCGATATCATCGAGCATGGCATTTGCCGCCAGGACTCCGCCAGCAGTGTTCCAAATCGCATCACTTACTTCATAGACCTTATCTTGTTTTGCTACTTCAAGATTTTTGAACAACGGATCGTTCAGCCACTCTTCAGCAAGTTTATTCGCTTCGCCATCTCCTGTTTCATATGTGAAGTAGAACAGGACATCTCCGTCCATAGCCGGGA
Coding sequences within it:
- a CDS encoding spore germination protein, encoding MFPFFKNKKNSDKKSKKQSYESMKKEAEKSADYKQAFYQNPHTGVKFSLHFVTTLIDGKILQEDVLPSLLSKDFHSFDDLKTLVPVIDIQISTDETQIEQKIYNGYTLLTMDATNRKFAFIATKNEMGRKVSQPEVEFSVVGPKEAFVESLSDNLNLLRKRLPVKELVMEEFNIGKLTHTRVALLYIDGLADESNVETVRQRLRDLDFDQIMDSSFIEQLIADNSKSPFPQLLDSERPDRVASVLVEGKLTIMVDGSPHALIGPTTLVEFFNAYEDYFLNFSISSFLRLVRVFAVAFSILITPIYVAALTYHYELIPKDLMATLITSRQEIPLPPILEALFLELTIELLREAGARLPTKVGQTIGIVGGIVIGTASVEAGITSNVLLIMVALAALASFTTPVYRMGNTIRLLRFPFLLFAQLWGLLGIVYCFCLLMGHLLQLTSLGRPFLEPLFPPRVKDLKDAIIRFPFNKQSGRPEYLRTQKPSRFRPSEGKKKFDIDE